The genomic region CCGTATGCACTTCGCTCAAAAACCCAAGCTTGATTTGCCCAAGCCCAAGCCCTTGCCCAAACAACCCCCCATTATGCATGGCATTGCCTGCATGAAAGACCTGATAGGATTCGGGCAAGTCGCTTATTCTAAGAGCGTTCGCTAATTTATCCGGCAAAAGCGTGAAAAGCGAATTTTGCAAATTAGACCACCACAATTTCAGGCGCAAAATCCTATGAGCACTTGTAACAATCGCTAAAACGCTGATCGCAAACGCCCCTGAAATAATCAAGCCAAACAAATGCGCGCTCCCCCCAGAAAAGACCAACAACACCGCTAAAACCGCCCCCAAAAGAACAATCTGCCCCAAATCGTTTTGCAAAACCCCTACCCCAATCGCTAAGGCTACAAACACCACCGAATAAGGCACAAAAGTGATCAGTTCTTCTTTAACATTAGCCTTTTCTTTTGCCACAAAGGTGCGAGACAAACTCCACGCAAGAAAAAAGGTGAAACCAATCTTTAAAAACTCCAAAGGCGCTAGAGAGAAAAACCCCAAACGAATCCAGCGCTTCGCCCCCCCTGCGTTGCTAGAAAGGCTTTCTGGCAAAAAAAACATGCCAATAATGAGTAATGGTGGGATAAAAAGAAGAAAAAACCCCAAACGGCTAAACCACTTGCTAGGATCAACCCGAGACAACCCCCACATGATAACAATCCCTATGATCGCACTTGAAAGCTGGCGTATGAAAAAATGGAATTCTCCATAATGATACAGCACCACTGTGGTGTAAGTTGAGAGCGAATAGCTCATCAATACCCCCAAAAAAGTCAATAGCGAAGCGCAAAAAAACAGGTTTCTGTCTGTAGTCATTAGGATTTCCTTATTTTGGTTTTTGAATAGGCGTTCTCTTAAGGTATTTTAGGGGTATTTTACACTATAATGACTCTGAATTGGCTTATCGCTCAAGCTTAAGCATGCTTTGAAATTGATCGCATTCTTTGATGAGAAGCGGGCTGATTTTGGAATGCTTTTTGCATGTTATTAATTTGCAAGGGTTTAAAAAAGGGGTTTTGATGGATTTTTCTAAAGCGTTTGGATTGGTTTATAAAGCGTTAGATTATAGGGCTTTAAGGCAAGATATGATCGCTTCTAACATCGCTAACGTGGATACCCCTTTTTACAGGCCAAAGGATTTGGATTTTGAAAGCGTTTTAGCAAAGAAAAAAGCAGAAATTTTTGAAAACCAATCCAGTAAAGTTTTGCCTTTAGCCCACACTAACCCTAGGCATTTAGACTTTGAAAATAGCGCTAAAAATGGGGCGAACCTTTTTTTTAGAGACGGGCATTTGGCTAAAAATGATGGCAACAGCGTGGATTTAGACATTGAAACGAGTGAAATGGGCAAGAACTCTACCATGTATTTAGCCTTGAGTTCAGCCTTAAAAAAGTATCGAGGCGTGATCAATTACGCCATTGACTCTAGTAAGAATTTATAGTTAAGGGAAAGCATGTTTTTATCTTCTTTTGATATTAGCGGTTATGGCTTGTCCGCCCAACGCTTAAGAGCTAATTTGATTTCTTCTAATATTGCTAACGCTAACACCACGCGCACGAGCGAAGGAGGCCCTTATAGGAGGCAAGAAGCGGTGTTTAGGGCTTTTGATTTCAACGAGATTTTAAACCAAAAAATCGCCCAA from Helicobacter pylori harbors:
- a CDS encoding cell division protein FtsW, which codes for MTTDRNLFFCASLLTFLGVLMSYSLSTYTTVVLYHYGEFHFFIRQLSSAIIGIVIMWGLSRVDPSKWFSRLGFFLLFIPPLLIIGMFFLPESLSSNAGGAKRWIRLGFFSLAPLEFLKIGFTFFLAWSLSRTFVAKEKANVKEELITFVPYSVVFVALAIGVGVLQNDLGQIVLLGAVLAVLLVFSGGSAHLFGLIISGAFAISVLAIVTSAHRILRLKLWWSNLQNSLFTLLPDKLANALRISDLPESYQVFHAGNAMHNGGLFGQGLGLGQIKLGFLSEVHTDMVLAGIAEEWGFLGLCVCFILFSVLIVLIFRIANRLKEPKYSLFCVGVVLLISFSLVINAFGVGGIFPVKGLAVPFLSYGGSSLLANCIAIGLVLSLARYTKG
- the flgB gene encoding flagellar basal body rod protein FlgB, producing the protein MDFSKAFGLVYKALDYRALRQDMIASNIANVDTPFYRPKDLDFESVLAKKKAEIFENQSSKVLPLAHTNPRHLDFENSAKNGANLFFRDGHLAKNDGNSVDLDIETSEMGKNSTMYLALSSALKKYRGVINYAIDSSKNL